A stretch of the Deinococcus carri genome encodes the following:
- a CDS encoding DUF4385 domain-containing protein encodes MPRFDYSLDYAHLDLRAHPELYRVGVGEQGVLLVQPYKSELLPHWRFATPEAARQSSETLYAMFLAYLRAGDFVGADMARKFLQMGFTRSRRYANHKGGKKYAGPVPEDKRGQSGAHGRPELPRTPEDPVKAESARIFKAKWDEAEANEEYARLKKEHKARYG; translated from the coding sequence ATGCCCAGATTCGACTACTCCCTCGACTACGCCCACCTCGACCTGCGCGCCCACCCCGAACTGTACCGGGTGGGCGTGGGCGAGCAGGGCGTGCTGCTGGTGCAGCCGTACAAGAGTGAGTTGCTGCCCCACTGGCGCTTTGCTACCCCCGAGGCGGCGCGGCAGAGCAGCGAGACTCTGTACGCGATGTTCCTGGCCTACCTGCGGGCCGGGGACTTCGTGGGGGCGGACATGGCCCGCAAGTTCCTCCAGATGGGCTTTACCCGCTCCCGGCGCTACGCCAACCACAAGGGAGGCAAGAAGTACGCCGGGCCGGTGCCCGAGGACAAAAGAGGCCAGAGCGGCGCACACGGCCGCCCCGAGTTGCCCCGCACCCCGGAGGACCCGGTCAAGGCCGAGTCCGCCCGTATCTTCAAGGCGAAGTGGGACGAGGCCGAGGCCAACGAGGAGTACGCGCGGCTGAAGAAAGAACACAAGGCGCGGTACGGATAA
- a CDS encoding Dps family protein, protein MTKATKSASKTGGTRKKKTADEQADQAMQAGAAQAQGAPELEVTNVQDEGAPGVPAEGEAKADAAHLDTVNNQLVNHGYLSEEEFQTVSETLQRNLATTISLYLKFKKYHWDIRGRFFRDLHLAYDEFIEEIFPGIDEQAERLVALGGSPIAAPADIARFSVVQVPTETVRDARTQVADLVSDLTRVGKGYRDDSQTVDDANDPATADMYNGYAQTIDKIRWMLSAMLDDDRMN, encoded by the coding sequence ATGACGAAAGCGACCAAATCGGCTTCCAAGACCGGCGGAACGCGCAAGAAAAAGACTGCGGACGAGCAGGCTGACCAGGCCATGCAGGCGGGCGCGGCCCAGGCGCAGGGGGCACCGGAGCTGGAGGTGACCAACGTGCAGGACGAGGGCGCACCCGGCGTGCCCGCCGAGGGTGAGGCCAAGGCCGACGCCGCGCACCTCGACACCGTCAACAACCAGCTGGTGAACCACGGCTACCTCTCGGAAGAGGAGTTCCAGACGGTCAGCGAGACGCTGCAACGCAACCTCGCCACCACCATCAGCCTGTACCTCAAGTTCAAGAAGTACCACTGGGACATCCGGGGCCGCTTCTTCCGCGACCTGCACCTCGCCTACGACGAGTTCATCGAGGAAATTTTCCCCGGCATTGACGAGCAGGCCGAGCGGCTGGTGGCCCTGGGCGGCAGCCCCATCGCCGCGCCCGCCGACATCGCCCGCTTCAGCGTGGTGCAGGTGCCCACCGAGACGGTGCGTGACGCCCGCACCCAGGTGGCCGACCTGGTGTCCGACCTCACCCGCGTGGGCAAGGGCTACCGCGACGACTCGCAGACCGTGGACGACGCCAACGACCCCGCCACCGCTGACATGTACAACGGCTATGCGCAGACCATCGACAAGATTCGCTGGATGCTCAGCGCGATGCTGGACGACGACCGGATGAACTGA
- a CDS encoding DUF6328 family protein, producing the protein MTDSPDTDRLSALLDELRILLQGTQVLTSFLIILPFNASFRDLVASERWVYAATFLCSLTSLVLLSAPALHHYLRRPVRHVEQFKATTTALVRVGAVFISLALVLTTRLVTAQVMSGAFAWIAPGGIALLLLGVWWALPLLHERREYGGPKT; encoded by the coding sequence ATGACCGACTCGCCGGACACGGACAGGCTGTCCGCCCTGCTGGACGAGCTGCGTATTCTGCTTCAGGGCACCCAGGTTCTCACGAGCTTCCTGATCATCTTGCCGTTCAACGCGAGTTTCCGCGACCTGGTGGCCTCCGAACGCTGGGTGTACGCGGCGACCTTTCTGTGCTCGCTGACCAGCCTGGTGCTGCTGAGTGCCCCGGCCCTGCACCACTACCTGCGCCGCCCGGTCCGCCATGTCGAGCAGTTCAAGGCGACCACCACCGCTCTGGTCCGGGTGGGGGCCGTCTTCATTTCCCTGGCCCTGGTGCTGACCACCCGGCTGGTCACGGCCCAGGTGATGTCCGGTGCCTTTGCCTGGATCGCGCCGGGCGGCATTGCCCTGCTGCTGCTGGGGGTGTGGTGGGCACTGCCCCTCCTGCATGAGCGCCGCGAGTACGGGGGACCCAAGACCTGA
- a CDS encoding MBL fold metallo-hydrolase encodes MTPPLPHPALVTLAPGVHFLPGAVNSVVVEGSRGGALLVDTGLEDSHARKLLRAVEGAGLTPTAILNTHSHADHHGGNALILKRFPGLEVHAPPLEAAVINHPVLEPLSLFGALPPRELRTKFLLAPASPARPLPATSPVRLGGVEVELLDVSGHAVQMYAVRCGDVLYAADALFGPDALQKHPLTFCAASRPQKEAAARLGTLPGVRVVLPGHGDPTEDLAGLVAANLAAYERTTQVVREALQAGPATVDEVLARVCDALGVQMTNAGAVVLNRAVVSAHLTELLDAGAVVMDVAGGRLVFGPA; translated from the coding sequence ATGACCCCACCCCTCCCGCACCCCGCACTCGTGACCCTCGCGCCGGGCGTCCACTTCCTGCCGGGCGCGGTAAACAGCGTGGTGGTGGAGGGCAGCCGGGGCGGGGCGCTGCTGGTGGACACCGGCCTGGAAGACTCGCACGCCCGCAAGCTCCTGCGCGCGGTGGAGGGCGCGGGCCTCACCCCCACCGCCATCCTGAACACCCACAGCCACGCCGACCACCACGGCGGCAACGCCCTGATTCTGAAGCGCTTTCCGGGGCTGGAGGTCCACGCACCGCCGCTGGAAGCCGCCGTCATCAACCACCCGGTGCTGGAACCCCTGTCGCTGTTCGGGGCGCTGCCTCCCCGCGAGTTGCGGACCAAGTTCCTGCTGGCCCCGGCGAGTCCGGCCCGCCCCCTCCCCGCGACCAGCCCGGTGCGGCTGGGGGGGGTGGAGGTGGAGCTGCTGGACGTGTCCGGCCACGCGGTCCAGATGTACGCCGTGCGCTGCGGCGACGTGCTGTATGCCGCCGACGCCCTCTTCGGCCCGGACGCCCTGCAAAAGCATCCCCTGACCTTCTGCGCCGCCTCCCGCCCGCAGAAGGAGGCCGCGGCCCGGCTGGGAACGCTGCCGGGCGTGCGCGTGGTGCTACCCGGCCACGGCGACCCCACGGAGGACCTGGCCGGTCTGGTCGCCGCCAACCTCGCCGCCTACGAGCGCACCACGCAGGTCGTGCGGGAAGCCCTTCAGGCCGGCCCGGCGACGGTGGACGAGGTGCTGGCACGCGTGTGTGACGCCCTGGGCGTGCAGATGACGAACGCGGGGGCGGTGGTCCTCAACCGCGCGGTGGTCAGCGCGCACCTGACCGAGCTGCTGGATGCGGGCGCGGTGGTCATGGACGTGGCCGGGGGCCGCCTCGTCTTCGGGCCGGCCTGA
- a CDS encoding APC family permease produces the protein MPSSEQPAQPRSPLSRWFLETEPPASDHEGFYEGEQAAQAQQHKHPWWQVMCLTGVDYFSSLGYAPGIAFLAAGALSPIATLVLVAVMLFGALPMYRRVAFESPNGDGSLSMLERLLAYWPSKLLVLALLGFVATGFVITITLSAADAGAHLVENPLLKDALAGKQVVITLGLLALLGAVFLKGFKEAIGIAVALVALYLGLNVVLIGRGLVEVATHPGLVGDWWTGLRHTYFSPLALIGAALLVFPRLALGMSGFETGVLVMPLVRGNPGDTPERPLGRIQNARKLLTTAALIMSTLLLTSSVVSTTLTPAAAFWPALTYTHGVNSGDLARGSAAVNVPLDDPKNPRQFYTLKLPASTAAGPQSFNVRAQTADGPVSLAVTVTPTSPGSAMVTVNKPAGEANGRALAYLAHRLLGEGFGTLYDISTILILWFAGASAMTGLLNIVPRFLPRYGMAPEWTRATRPLVVLFIGICFLVTLIFRANVDAQGGAYATGVLAMMTSAAVAVFLTELKRGHKAASLFFGVISAIFIYAISVTMLGQPQGLYIALIFVAAILVISVASRVSRSTELRVQQVNFDEEAARLLRETVGRGLPLRFIANRLNAGNTREYRFKELEVRLDTHLPQGEPALFLEVAVTDPSNFSDTVTVTGVQVGRYAILRARGNSVPNTIAAVLLHVRDRTGVPPHVYFEWSEKGPAGNALRFLLAGEGDIPPLTHEVLRLAEPEHVRRPVVHVGG, from the coding sequence ATGCCCTCTTCGGAGCAGCCTGCTCAGCCCCGCAGTCCCCTTTCCCGCTGGTTTCTGGAAACTGAACCCCCCGCGAGCGACCACGAGGGCTTCTACGAGGGCGAGCAGGCGGCGCAGGCGCAGCAGCACAAGCACCCCTGGTGGCAGGTGATGTGCCTGACCGGCGTGGACTACTTTTCCAGCCTGGGCTACGCGCCGGGCATCGCCTTTCTGGCGGCGGGGGCGCTCTCGCCCATCGCCACGCTGGTGCTGGTGGCCGTGATGCTGTTCGGTGCCCTGCCCATGTACCGCCGGGTCGCCTTCGAGAGTCCCAACGGGGACGGATCGCTGAGCATGCTCGAACGGTTGCTGGCCTACTGGCCCAGCAAGCTGCTGGTGCTGGCGCTGCTGGGCTTTGTCGCCACGGGCTTCGTGATTACGATCACCCTGTCGGCGGCCGACGCGGGGGCACACCTGGTCGAGAACCCCCTGCTCAAGGACGCGCTGGCCGGCAAGCAGGTCGTCATCACGCTGGGGCTGCTGGCGCTGCTGGGCGCAGTGTTCCTCAAGGGCTTCAAGGAGGCCATCGGGATCGCCGTGGCGCTGGTGGCGCTGTACCTGGGTCTGAACGTCGTGCTGATCGGGCGCGGACTGGTGGAGGTGGCGACGCATCCCGGCCTGGTGGGAGACTGGTGGACGGGTCTGCGGCACACCTATTTCTCGCCGCTGGCGCTGATCGGCGCGGCGCTGCTGGTGTTTCCCCGGCTGGCGCTGGGCATGAGCGGCTTCGAGACGGGGGTGCTGGTGATGCCGCTGGTGAGGGGCAACCCCGGCGACACCCCCGAGCGCCCGCTGGGCCGGATTCAGAACGCCCGCAAGCTGCTGACCACCGCCGCCCTGATCATGAGCACGCTGCTGCTCACCTCGTCGGTGGTGAGCACCACGCTGACGCCCGCCGCGGCGTTCTGGCCCGCCCTCACCTACACGCACGGCGTGAACTCGGGCGACCTCGCGCGGGGCAGCGCGGCCGTGAACGTGCCGCTGGACGACCCGAAGAACCCGCGGCAGTTCTACACGCTGAAGCTGCCCGCCAGCACTGCGGCCGGGCCGCAGAGCTTCAATGTCCGGGCACAGACGGCGGATGGCCCGGTGTCGCTGGCGGTGACGGTCACGCCCACCTCACCCGGCTCGGCCATGGTGACGGTGAACAAACCGGCGGGCGAGGCGAACGGGCGCGCGCTGGCTTACCTGGCGCACCGGCTGCTGGGCGAGGGCTTCGGCACCCTGTACGACATCAGCACCATCCTGATCCTGTGGTTCGCCGGGGCCAGCGCCATGACGGGGCTGCTGAACATCGTGCCGCGCTTCCTGCCGCGCTACGGCATGGCCCCCGAGTGGACCCGCGCCACCCGGCCGCTGGTGGTGCTGTTCATCGGCATCTGTTTCCTGGTCACGCTAATTTTCCGCGCCAACGTGGACGCGCAGGGCGGGGCCTACGCGACCGGCGTGCTGGCGATGATGACCTCGGCGGCGGTGGCCGTCTTCCTGACCGAGCTGAAGCGGGGGCATAAGGCGGCCTCCCTCTTTTTCGGCGTGATCAGCGCCATTTTCATCTACGCCATCAGCGTCACGATGCTGGGGCAGCCCCAGGGTCTCTACATCGCTCTTATCTTCGTGGCGGCGATTCTGGTGATTAGCGTGGCCTCGCGCGTGAGCCGCTCGACCGAGCTGCGCGTGCAGCAGGTCAACTTCGACGAGGAGGCCGCCCGCCTGCTGCGGGAGACGGTGGGCCGCGGTCTGCCCCTGCGCTTTATCGCCAACCGCCTGAATGCCGGCAATACCCGCGAGTACCGCTTCAAGGAACTGGAAGTGCGGCTGGACACCCACCTGCCCCAGGGCGAACCGGCCCTGTTTCTGGAGGTGGCCGTGACCGACCCCAGCAACTTCAGCGACACCGTGACCGTCACGGGCGTGCAGGTGGGGCGCTACGCCATCCTGCGCGCGCGGGGCAACAGCGTGCCCAACACCATCGCCGCCGTGCTCCTGCACGTGCGCGACCGCACCGGCGTGCCCCCCCACGTCTATTTTGAGTGGAGCGAGAAAGGCCCCGCCGGCAACGCCCTGCGCTTCCTGCTGGCGGGCGAGGGCGACATCCCGCCCCTCACTCACGAGGTCCTGCGCCTAGCCGAACCCGAGCATGTCCGCCGCCCGGTGGTGCATGTGGGCGGGTAG
- a CDS encoding MFS transporter encodes MSVPAAAPPFRLSPAQLGLIAANFLMWGGFFAVIPLVTVHFVDGRGWAAASVGLVLGLRQLTQQGLTVFGGAWADRIGPKPLILAGCLIRTLGFTWMGFADTLPVLLAASVLAGIGGGLFDAPKNAAITAVTRPEHRTRMFSLTSISGNLGMVTGPLIGAALIGLGFRTAALAAGSVYLVAGALLAATLPHTRPEQTAGSGLAGLRTAARDRRFRRFTLVLVGYFLLSTQLNVAVTLKAVALAGPGATGPLYGLSAGLAVVLQYPLLRFVEARVRTRVALVAAVLTVGLSLGLMGLAVTFGQLLACVALYSLGTMLVYPTQQTLTARLAPAGLIGSYFGFSAISLGLGGAVGNVVGGLLIDTGEKLGLPLLPWLTLMLVGVLTALGLRWALKDVPTREEAEEAGL; translated from the coding sequence GTGTCCGTTCCCGCCGCCGCCCCACCCTTCCGACTCTCGCCCGCACAGCTCGGCCTGATCGCCGCCAACTTCCTGATGTGGGGAGGGTTCTTCGCAGTAATTCCGCTGGTAACGGTGCATTTCGTGGACGGGCGGGGGTGGGCGGCGGCCAGTGTGGGGCTGGTGCTGGGCCTGCGGCAACTGACGCAGCAGGGTCTGACGGTCTTCGGCGGGGCCTGGGCCGACCGGATTGGGCCGAAACCGCTGATTCTGGCCGGGTGCCTGATTCGCACGCTGGGCTTCACCTGGATGGGCTTCGCGGACACGTTGCCGGTGCTGCTGGCGGCGTCGGTCCTGGCGGGCATCGGCGGCGGCCTGTTCGATGCCCCCAAGAACGCGGCCATCACGGCCGTCACGCGGCCCGAGCACCGCACGCGGATGTTCAGCCTGACCAGCATTTCCGGCAACCTCGGCATGGTGACGGGGCCACTCATCGGGGCCGCGCTGATTGGCCTGGGCTTCCGCACGGCGGCGCTGGCGGCGGGCAGCGTGTACCTGGTGGCGGGCGCGCTGCTAGCCGCGACCCTGCCCCACACGCGCCCCGAGCAGACGGCGGGCAGCGGCCTCGCGGGCCTGAGAACGGCGGCCCGCGACCGCCGCTTTCGCCGCTTCACGCTGGTGCTGGTGGGCTACTTTCTGCTGAGTACGCAGCTCAACGTGGCCGTGACCCTCAAGGCCGTGGCGCTGGCCGGGCCGGGCGCGACGGGGCCGCTGTACGGCCTCTCGGCGGGGCTGGCGGTGGTGCTGCAATATCCGCTGCTGCGCTTCGTGGAGGCGCGGGTGCGCACGCGGGTGGCCCTGGTCGCGGCGGTGCTGACGGTGGGCCTGAGCCTGGGGTTGATGGGCCTGGCCGTGACCTTCGGGCAACTGCTGGCCTGCGTGGCGCTCTACAGTCTGGGCACTATGCTGGTGTACCCCACCCAGCAGACGCTGACCGCGCGCCTGGCCCCCGCGGGCCTGATCGGCAGTTACTTCGGCTTCAGCGCCATCAGCCTGGGGCTGGGCGGCGCGGTGGGCAACGTGGTGGGTGGCCTGCTGATCGACACGGGTGAGAAGCTGGGGCTGCCGCTGCTGCCCTGGCTCACGCTGATGCTGGTCGGCGTGCTCACGGCCCTGGGCCTGCGCTGGGCGCTGAAGGACGTGCCCACCCGCGAGGAGGCGGAGGAAGCCGGCCTTTGA
- a CDS encoding DUF4142 domain-containing protein, with the protein MLKRPLLLLPLVLASCAPSMLAPNASTTDGLFLQAATGSNLFEVQAAQVALGKTTSDAVRAYAQHMVNDHTNAQNQVAALATRKGVPLPKMLPPELQLKINTLSGMSGAAFDAAYAREMVVSHQLTVSIMQNEQAAGKDADVVALANQQLPIITQHLAEAQALPGGTAPAPSAP; encoded by the coding sequence ATGCTGAAACGACCCCTGCTCCTTCTTCCGCTGGTGCTGGCTTCCTGTGCCCCTTCCATGTTGGCCCCCAACGCCAGCACCACCGACGGCCTGTTCCTGCAAGCGGCGACCGGCAGCAACCTGTTCGAGGTCCAGGCGGCCCAGGTCGCGCTGGGCAAGACGACCTCGGACGCGGTGCGGGCCTATGCCCAGCACATGGTCAACGACCACACGAACGCCCAGAACCAGGTGGCGGCCCTCGCCACCCGCAAGGGTGTGCCCCTGCCCAAGATGCTGCCGCCCGAATTGCAGCTCAAGATCAACACCCTGAGCGGCATGAGCGGCGCGGCCTTTGACGCCGCCTATGCCCGCGAGATGGTGGTCAGCCACCAGCTCACGGTGAGCATCATGCAAAACGAGCAGGCCGCCGGGAAGGACGCCGACGTGGTGGCCCTCGCCAACCAGCAACTGCCCATCATCACCCAGCACCTCGCCGAGGCCCAGGCCCTGCCTGGCGGGACGGCTCCAGCCCCCAGCGCCCCCTGA
- a CDS encoding S41 family peptidase, with amino-acid sequence MNANLRRVPACRPLAQRVSVFLATTSLLASGLFGAGTLAQSTPSKMPPPRAEAYGTVAQSPAQAIFNQVNLLLQEEYGGLSTVDRLALTRDYQTRLDAVCAPIMLTCPVEKAYPVLEAEVTALGDEHSFFETPEDFQDFLATATGGNRRQFGVKLGKLDGQNRVVLEVVPQSAAEEVGLMRGDVLLTLDGKPYTYDALREARLAGRTITLGLERIGRPLTVNLTSRDSSTRDLPRLSFTGAQNKVAVLRIPTFLAGGGVAQRVHELVGEARASGAQGIVVDLRGNTGGSLSECDSAVSAFVPTFTRVARTADGDVPTLVQRGARLENGRNAGTVDNPQLWTGPLAVLVDQGSASCSEFFAYEVQYAARGPIIGAATAGVGNTATRVFPLGEAALQLTILNYAKPGGQLYPVRVTPDQRHDETEDDLRLLTRGQDTLLALGVQALATAPTLTLDRSRP; translated from the coding sequence ATGAACGCCAATCTGCGCCGTGTCCCGGCCTGCCGTCCGCTCGCTCAACGTGTGTCTGTCTTCCTTGCCACCACGTCTCTGCTCGCGTCCGGGCTGTTCGGGGCCGGGACGCTGGCGCAGAGTACGCCGTCCAAGATGCCCCCGCCGCGTGCCGAAGCCTACGGCACGGTGGCGCAGTCGCCCGCCCAGGCCATCTTCAATCAGGTGAACCTGCTGCTTCAGGAGGAGTACGGCGGCCTCTCCACGGTGGACCGCCTGGCGCTGACGCGGGACTACCAGACGCGGCTGGACGCGGTGTGCGCGCCCATCATGCTTACCTGCCCGGTCGAGAAGGCCTACCCCGTGCTGGAGGCCGAGGTCACGGCGCTGGGGGACGAGCACAGCTTCTTCGAGACGCCGGAGGACTTTCAGGACTTCCTGGCGACGGCCACCGGCGGCAACCGGCGGCAGTTCGGCGTGAAGCTGGGCAAGCTCGACGGCCAGAACCGCGTGGTGCTGGAGGTCGTGCCCCAGAGCGCCGCCGAGGAAGTGGGGCTGATGCGCGGCGACGTGCTGCTCACGCTGGACGGCAAGCCCTACACCTACGACGCGCTGCGTGAGGCGCGGCTGGCGGGGCGCACGATCACGCTGGGGCTGGAACGGATCGGGCGGCCCCTCACGGTGAACCTGACCTCGCGCGACAGCAGCACCCGCGACCTGCCCCGGCTGAGTTTTACCGGGGCGCAGAACAAGGTCGCGGTGCTGCGGATTCCCACCTTCCTGGCGGGGGGCGGCGTGGCGCAGCGCGTGCATGAGCTGGTGGGCGAGGCGCGCGCGAGTGGTGCCCAGGGCATTGTCGTGGACCTGCGCGGCAACACGGGGGGCAGCCTGTCCGAGTGCGACAGCGCGGTCAGCGCCTTTGTCCCCACCTTCACGCGGGTGGCGCGCACGGCGGACGGGGACGTGCCCACCCTGGTGCAGCGCGGCGCACGGCTGGAAAACGGGCGGAATGCCGGAACGGTGGACAACCCGCAACTGTGGACTGGGCCGCTCGCCGTGCTGGTGGATCAGGGCAGCGCATCATGCAGCGAGTTCTTCGCCTACGAGGTGCAGTACGCCGCACGTGGCCCGATCATCGGGGCGGCGACGGCGGGGGTGGGCAACACCGCCACCCGCGTCTTCCCGCTGGGAGAGGCCGCCCTGCAACTCACCATCCTGAACTACGCCAAGCCGGGCGGCCAGCTCTACCCGGTGCGGGTGACGCCCGACCAGCGCCACGACGAGACCGAGGACGACCTGCGCCTCCTCACGCGCGGGCAGGACACCCTGCTGGCCCTGGGCGTGCAGGCCCTGGCGACGGCCCCGACCCTGACCCTTGACCGCTCGCGCCCCTGA
- the rocF gene encoding arginase, translated as MNVNILGIPMDLGAGRRGVDMGASALRNAHLAARLRDLGHTVRDLGDVDVALPETLDKHASAGLVFLDPILEACRVTAERLAALPEDVFPVTLGGDHSVSMGTVTGNALRGNPAGTRTGLIWVDAHTDYNTPESSPSGNIHGMPVAHLTGRGDPALVNLGGGWHLNPEDIVMIGIRSVDARERELLREAGIQAYTMKEVDQLGITRITEEALERLADVPRLHVSFDADALDPTVAPGVGTPVPGGLTYREGHLLMELLSESGRVNSLDIVEVNPVLDTRNQTAEVMVGMAASLLGQRIL; from the coding sequence ATGAACGTGAATATTCTGGGCATTCCGATGGACCTTGGCGCGGGGCGGCGCGGCGTGGACATGGGGGCGTCGGCCCTGCGCAACGCGCATCTGGCCGCCCGGCTGCGCGACCTGGGCCACACCGTCCGCGACCTGGGGGACGTAGATGTGGCCCTGCCCGAGACGCTGGACAAGCACGCCTCGGCCGGGCTGGTGTTTCTGGACCCGATTCTGGAAGCCTGCCGCGTGACCGCCGAGCGGCTGGCGGCCCTGCCGGAGGACGTGTTTCCGGTCACGCTGGGCGGCGATCACTCGGTCAGCATGGGCACCGTGACGGGCAACGCGCTGCGCGGCAATCCGGCCGGCACGCGCACCGGGCTGATCTGGGTGGACGCCCACACCGACTACAACACCCCGGAAAGCAGCCCCAGCGGGAATATCCACGGCATGCCCGTCGCGCACCTGACCGGCCGGGGCGACCCGGCCCTGGTGAACCTGGGCGGCGGCTGGCACCTGAACCCCGAGGACATCGTGATGATCGGCATCCGCAGCGTGGACGCCCGCGAGCGTGAGCTGCTGCGCGAGGCGGGCATCCAGGCCTACACCATGAAGGAGGTGGACCAGCTCGGCATCACCCGCATCACGGAGGAGGCGCTCGAACGCCTCGCGGACGTGCCGCGGCTGCATGTCTCCTTCGACGCCGATGCGCTCGACCCCACGGTCGCGCCCGGCGTGGGCACGCCCGTGCCCGGCGGCCTGACCTACCGCGAGGGCCACCTGCTGATGGAACTGCTCAGCGAGTCGGGCCGCGTGAACAGCCTGGACATCGTGGAGGTGAACCCGGTGCTTGACACCCGCAACCAGACCGCCGAGGTGATGGTGGGGATGGCCGCCAGCCTGCTGGGCCAGCGCATCCTGTAG
- a CDS encoding single-stranded DNA-binding protein: MLHIEFITDLGARVTVDVESADKLLDVQRQYGRLGWTSGEIPTGGYQFPLENEPDFDWTLIGARKWTNPEGEEMIIHRGHAYRRRELEAVDSRKMRLPAAVKYSRGAKNTDPDHVREKADGEFEYVTLAIFRGGKRQERFAVPGGGRAPAQASAPARPAAARPQAARPAAVAVQDEETPF; the protein is encoded by the coding sequence ATGCTGCATATCGAATTCATCACGGACCTGGGGGCGCGCGTCACGGTGGACGTGGAGAGCGCCGACAAGCTGCTCGACGTTCAGCGCCAGTACGGCCGCCTGGGCTGGACCAGCGGCGAGATTCCCACCGGGGGCTACCAGTTCCCGCTGGAAAACGAACCCGACTTCGACTGGACCCTGATCGGGGCCAGGAAGTGGACCAACCCCGAAGGCGAGGAGATGATCATCCACCGCGGCCACGCCTACCGCCGCCGCGAACTGGAGGCCGTGGACAGCCGCAAGATGAGGCTGCCCGCCGCCGTGAAGTACAGCCGCGGGGCCAAGAACACCGACCCCGACCACGTGCGCGAGAAGGCCGACGGCGAGTTCGAGTACGTGACGCTGGCGATCTTCCGCGGTGGCAAGCGCCAGGAACGTTTCGCGGTGCCCGGTGGTGGCCGCGCCCCCGCTCAGGCGAGCGCCCCGGCCCGTCCGGCCGCCGCCCGCCCCCAGGCCGCCCGGCCCGCCGCCGTGGCCGTGCAGGACGAGGAAACGCCGTTCTGA
- a CDS encoding MarR family transcriptional regulator: MKTPRLELEQIERDWHAARPDVNPEPMLTVIAVQRASQALQAALEAFFARHELTPSAFDVLATLRRSSPPEGLTLGELAQRMVITPPAVTKRVDGLERRGWVVRQADAGDRRTVRAALTPQGLQAVDQLLALHVAHEEALLRGLTLSERATLRALLGRLPAPPETE, translated from the coding sequence ATGAAGACGCCGCGGCTGGAACTGGAGCAGATCGAACGGGACTGGCACGCCGCACGGCCGGACGTGAACCCGGAACCGATGCTGACCGTGATTGCCGTGCAGCGCGCCAGCCAGGCCCTTCAGGCGGCGCTGGAAGCCTTTTTCGCGCGGCACGAGCTGACGCCCTCGGCCTTCGACGTGCTGGCGACCCTACGCCGCTCCTCGCCCCCCGAGGGCCTCACCCTGGGTGAACTCGCCCAGCGGATGGTCATCACGCCCCCCGCCGTCACCAAGCGCGTGGACGGGCTGGAACGCCGGGGCTGGGTGGTCCGGCAGGCCGATGCCGGGGACCGCCGCACCGTGCGGGCCGCCCTGACTCCCCAGGGCCTGCAGGCCGTGGACCAGCTCCTGGCCCTGCACGTGGCGCACGAGGAGGCCTTGCTGCGGGGCCTGACGCTGTCCGAGCGGGCCACCCTGCGCGCGCTGCTGGGCCGTCTTCCAGCCCCACCGGAGACGGAGTAA
- a CDS encoding DMT family transporter: MNLAVLLGTLGAGVGLAAGLAFNVRLSGALGSPLAATLVNFLVGGVLMLALWTCGLDGARPTQVPAGWLLTGGLLGAAYVTLSLLSAARLGVGLSTVSVTLGQLLGALVIAALGWLGQTPQAPTASSLLSAALLAGAVALLATDRQRDEDAGR; this comes from the coding sequence GTGAACCTCGCGGTGCTGCTGGGCACGCTGGGCGCGGGGGTGGGTCTGGCTGCGGGCCTCGCCTTCAACGTGCGGCTGTCGGGGGCGCTGGGCAGTCCACTGGCCGCGACCCTCGTGAACTTTCTGGTGGGGGGCGTGCTGATGCTCGCGCTGTGGACCTGCGGGCTGGACGGAGCGCGGCCCACGCAGGTTCCCGCCGGATGGCTGCTGACCGGGGGCCTGCTGGGCGCGGCCTACGTGACTCTCAGTCTGCTGAGCGCAGCGCGGCTCGGGGTCGGCCTCAGCACGGTCAGCGTGACGCTGGGGCAACTGCTGGGGGCGCTGGTGATAGCGGCCCTGGGCTGGCTGGGCCAGACGCCGCAGGCCCCCACGGCGAGCAGCCTCCTCAGCGCCGCCCTCCTGGCCGGGGCGGTGGCCCTGCTCGCCACGGACCGGCAACGTGATGAAGACGCCGGGCGCTGA